GGGATGATATCCAGGTGGTTGTAGTTAATTTCCGGAATCATCAGGGGCACATCAGCAGTGGCACGGTGGGCGGAGTTGTTGGAGACCACGGCGAATCCATTGGCGGCGTACTCTTCTTCCAGCGCCATGGTAGCTTTTTTATCCAGCTCCACCGCGGAAAAGACAATACGGCATTTGCCGGCGGCCTTATATACGTTGTTAGCATCCTCAATGACAATGCCGCGGTACTTATCCGGGATTTCCTGGGCCATGTGCCAGCGCCCGGCGACCGCATCGCCGTATTTTTTGCCGGCGGACTGCGGCGACGCCGCCAGGTATGATACCTCAAACCAGGGATGCCGGCTGAGCAGCCGCAAGTAGTTCTGCCCCACCATCCCCGTCGCTCCGATAACCCCCACCTTGATTTTCTTGTCCATTTCCATCCTCTCGCCTGAATACAGGTCTATACCACGAATTATAGCAGAAATGATAACCGCCTTCACCGTGTCATATTAAGTTGCAGCGGCCCGTTCAACCCTTTTCCCGCCGAAAGCCTCGATAGTGCGCGTGCCGGCGATAACCTCACCGCCGTGAACGATGCCCTTTTTAATAAGGTATTCCTCACCGGCCTTTACCGGAATGCGTTTTCCGTCTATGGCCAACGTGTACTGCCCCTGCACCACCAGCATGTACTCATCATAGTCGTGCACATGCGCGGCGGAGCGGCCGTCCTTATAGACGGTCCAGAAGGCCATCTGGCTGCCGTCAACGCCGTCAAAGACATACCCTTCAATATTTTTAGTGTACTGTGACACGCTGGAAATTTTGTTGACCGGGCGCTTCATAAAATCCGGAAAGCCTTTCATGCTTTTTCCTCCCAGCGGTATTTCAGCTTTTTAGCCTTAAGTTTTTCCAGCTCACAGGTATAGCAGATGCCGTTATGGCAGCAGATAACACCGCCGCATTCCGGGCAGCGCCACTTTACCGCTTCTTTCTCCAGAAATTCAGCCATCCCATGCTCTTTGATGTAAACAAGGTTTTC
This genomic interval from Dehalococcoidales bacterium contains the following:
- a CDS encoding cupin domain-containing protein is translated as MKGFPDFMKRPVNKISSVSQYTKNIEGYVFDGVDGSQMAFWTVYKDGRSAAHVHDYDEYMLVVQGQYTLAIDGKRIPVKAGEEYLIKKGIVHGGEVIAGTRTIEAFGGKRVERAAAT